The following are encoded in a window of Heteronotia binoei isolate CCM8104 ecotype False Entrance Well chromosome 9, APGP_CSIRO_Hbin_v1, whole genome shotgun sequence genomic DNA:
- the PPA2 gene encoding inorganic pyrophosphatase 2, mitochondrial yields MRTAVGLKWLLRLPWAAQRCGASLRKQFPTRLLQPWPPGCRSLGGLMAQYGTEQRGRLHSPDYRLYFKNSKGKYISPFHDIPLFAGPNEEKEIPAKKMKPGGSEVVLNMIVEVPRWTNAKMEVATKEPLNPIKQDVKEGKLRYVANIFPHKGYIWNYGAFPQTWEDPHHKDDNTGCYGDNDPIDVCEIGSQVRSLGEVVQVKVLGLLGLIDEGESDWKIIAIGVDDPESQKIHDIDDVRKFKPGYLEATVDWFRVYKVPDGKPENRFAFNCKFKDKAFALDIIKFAHEYWKALIHKKTDGGAIKCINVLVGTSPYCCNENDAQAIVKSTPPSEEKQSAAKEVDKWYFLGQ; encoded by the exons ATGCGTACGGCGGTCGGCTTGAAGTGGCTGCTGCGGCTGCCTTGGGCGGCTCAGCGTTGCGGCGCTTCTCTCAGGAAGCAGTTCCCGACGCGGCTCCTGCAGCCCTGGCCGCCTGGCTGCCGCTCGCTCGGCGGCCTCATGGCTCAGTACGGCACAGAGCAGCGGGGGCGACTCCATTCGCCCGATTACCGCCTCTATTTTA AGAATTCAAAGGGAAAATATATTTCACCCTTCCACGATATTCCTCTGTTTGCTGGACCAAATGAG GAAAAGGAGATTCCTGCAAAGAAAATGAAGCCTGGTGGAAGTGAG GTTGTACTTAATATGATTGTAGAAGTGCCCCGTTGGACAAATGCTAAAATGGAG GTTGCCACGAAGGAGCCATTGAATCCCATTAAGCAAGATGTAAAGGAAGGCAAGCTGCGATACGTGGCAAATATCTTTCCCCACAAGGGCTATATTTGGAATTACGGTGCCTTCCCTCAG ACGTGGGAAGATCCTCATCATAAAGATGATAATACAGGATGCTATGGGGACAACGATCCCATTGATGTCTGTGAAATTGGTTCCCAG GTTCGTTCGCTTGGTGAGGTTGTCCAGGTGAAAGTGCTTGGACTTTTAGGCCTTATTGATGAAGGAGAATCTGACTGGAAGATCATTGCTATTGGAGTGGATGATCCAGAATCACAAAAGATCCATG ATATTGATGATGTCAGGAAGTTCAAACCAGGTTATCTTGAAGCTACAGTTGACTGGTTTAGAGTATATAAAGTACCGGATGGGAAGCCAGAAAATCGTTTTGCTTTTAACTGCAAGTTTAAAGACAAG GCATTTGCTCTTGACATAATTAAATTCGCCCACGAATACTGGAAAGCTTTGATTCATAAGAAGACTGATGGAGGAGCCATAAAATG CATCAACGTCCTAGTGGGTACCAGTCCCTACTGCTGCAATGAAAACGATGCCCAAGCAATTGTGAAATCT ACTCCGCCTTCTGAGGAGAAACAATCTGCTGCTAAAGAAG tTGATAAATGGTACTTTCTTGGCCAGTGA